A stretch of Armatimonadota bacterium DNA encodes these proteins:
- a CDS encoding 3D domain-containing protein, with protein MLRTTRYLYPCAALIAAWTLLTVPAFAEDLPVARATGIAPPSGIAASDSPLTFTPSLDFPGGLDTTHPLYPVIIKTWRGDFGEQPEWRLSLLCQGLKHQPRKARCTAYSSNCPDGGGPTTRWGTRVRRGICAADPRYWGPGSVIWMGAPIEAILIVEDTGSAVKGQHRFDISFGTDAAAASRFGVRTLEYIPLYVAPVQRTWSSKPRNWTPPAPPISQVLRPVAPAPKPVKAEQGPVEKCG; from the coding sequence ATGTTGCGAACCACCAGGTACCTGTACCCTTGCGCCGCGCTTATCGCGGCGTGGACCTTGCTGACCGTACCCGCCTTCGCAGAAGATCTGCCCGTGGCCCGAGCGACGGGGATCGCGCCGCCATCGGGAATCGCCGCATCAGATAGCCCCCTCACATTCACTCCAAGCCTCGACTTCCCTGGGGGTCTCGACACGACCCACCCCCTGTATCCTGTGATTATAAAGACCTGGCGCGGGGATTTCGGCGAGCAGCCCGAATGGCGGCTGTCTCTGCTTTGCCAGGGCCTGAAGCATCAGCCCCGTAAGGCGCGCTGCACTGCATATTCCTCCAACTGCCCGGATGGTGGCGGACCCACGACGCGGTGGGGGACCCGGGTTCGCCGGGGCATCTGCGCTGCTGACCCGCGTTACTGGGGGCCGGGGAGCGTGATCTGGATGGGAGCACCGATCGAGGCCATTCTGATCGTGGAGGACACTGGCAGCGCGGTGAAGGGTCAGCACCGATTCGACATCAGCTTCGGTACGGATGCCGCCGCTGCCAGCCGTTTCGGGGTGCGGACCCTGGAGTACATCCCGCTGTATGTGGCGCCGGTGCAGCGCACGTGGTCCTCGAAACCACGTAACTGGACCCCGCCCGCGCCGCCGATCAGCCAGGTGCTTCGACCTGTCGCCCCTGCGCCGAAACCGGTGAAGGCGGAGCAGGGCCCGGTGGAGAAATGTGGCTGA
- a CDS encoding MarR family transcriptional regulator, which produces MSDDANKADRLCRLFCNVIDEIITARALEIAVGKEISRAQFQGLQFIYLHPRCCIKDLAEGLDVSHPAAVKLVERMEAKGYITRSSYQQDRRIVQLQASPEGEAISRQVIEARNQAIDKVLTRIGAPASCDLLRCLERFVMAALEDQKDMDGVCLHCGGLHVDTCPVCQAEYAVTGEMRRDS; this is translated from the coding sequence ATGTCCGACGATGCGAACAAGGCAGACAGGCTCTGCCGACTCTTCTGTAATGTAATCGATGAGATCATAACCGCCCGGGCGCTGGAAATCGCTGTGGGCAAGGAAATCTCTCGGGCCCAGTTCCAAGGGCTCCAGTTCATCTACCTTCACCCAAGGTGCTGCATCAAGGACCTGGCGGAGGGACTGGACGTCAGTCATCCCGCGGCCGTGAAGCTGGTGGAGCGGATGGAGGCGAAGGGCTATATTACCCGGTCCTCGTACCAACAGGACCGGCGCATCGTCCAGTTGCAGGCGAGCCCGGAGGGTGAAGCTATTTCCCGGCAGGTCATTGAGGCACGCAACCAGGCGATTGACAAGGTGCTGACGCGGATCGGCGCTCCGGCGTCGTGTGACCTGCTGCGTTGCCTTGAGAGATTCGTGATGGCGGCGCTGGAGGACCAGAAGGATATGGACGGCGTCTGCCTGCATTGTGGGGGTCTGCATGTTGACACATGCCCCGTCTGTCAGGCAGAATACGCTGTCACCGGCGAGATGCGCCGCGACAGTTGA
- a CDS encoding DMT family transporter, translating into MSAPSAATGSHPSLSTYLTLATVPLIWGTHFVALKVVYEDYSIFGMLSMRYMLMIVVLLGALWFFERDMRFALRDLPYLAVFSLFMVTIYQILFALAIRWATAAESALLISTAPIFSAITAAALGWERISRRLAAGIALGFLGIFAVIYGGQAATAVPEHATHVKGCLVMLVAAVMWAWYAVLARPLLAKYSPLKVTAYCQTLGGLAIIPIGLREALTVTPQLVADLGASGLFSHSFWVLFGLVYYAWFSGAYAFTVWYRGVRALGSARTMLFQFCVPVVGLVAAIAIRGEYPTFLQWIGAAATLVGVVFAARRPASTPPASETETTDGREVLDAADAAS; encoded by the coding sequence ATGTCCGCACCATCCGCGGCGACGGGGAGTCACCCGTCGCTTTCAACTTACCTGACCCTCGCCACCGTTCCCCTCATCTGGGGCACGCATTTCGTCGCTTTGAAAGTGGTGTACGAGGACTACAGCATCTTCGGCATGCTGAGCATGCGCTACATGCTCATGATCGTCGTGCTGCTGGGGGCATTGTGGTTTTTCGAGCGCGACATGCGTTTCGCCCTGCGGGATCTCCCGTATCTCGCTGTCTTCTCGCTGTTCATGGTGACCATCTACCAGATTCTGTTCGCTCTGGCGATCCGCTGGGCGACTGCCGCCGAGAGCGCACTGCTCATCAGCACCGCCCCCATCTTCTCCGCAATCACCGCCGCCGCGCTAGGCTGGGAACGCATCAGCCGCAGGCTTGCGGCGGGGATCGCCCTTGGCTTCCTGGGCATCTTCGCCGTCATCTACGGCGGGCAGGCGGCCACCGCCGTGCCGGAGCATGCCACCCACGTGAAGGGCTGCCTGGTCATGCTGGTGGCAGCGGTCATGTGGGCCTGGTATGCTGTACTCGCCCGGCCCCTGCTCGCGAAGTATTCGCCCCTGAAGGTGACTGCTTACTGCCAGACCCTGGGCGGCCTGGCCATCATCCCCATCGGCCTTCGCGAGGCCCTCACGGTCACGCCTCAGTTGGTGGCGGACCTCGGCGCATCCGGCCTCTTCAGCCATTCTTTCTGGGTGCTGTTCGGCCTGGTCTACTACGCCTGGTTTTCCGGCGCGTATGCTTTCACCGTCTGGTACCGCGGAGTTCGTGCTCTGGGCTCAGCGCGCACCATGCTTTTCCAGTTCTGCGTTCCCGTGGTGGGTCTGGTGGCTGCGATTGCCATCCGCGGCGAATACCCCACATTCCTGCAGTGGATCGGCGCGGCGGCGACCCTGGTCGGCGTGGTCTTCGCCGCGCGACGTCCGGCAAGCACTCCTCCGGCGTCCGAGACAGAAACGACTGATGGGAGAGAGGTTCTCGATGCAGCTGACGCCGCTTCCTGA
- a CDS encoding 3,4-dihydroxy-2-butanone-4-phosphate synthase, producing the protein MQLTPLPEVLERFRTGGFVALLDRPDREGEADLLLAAQFATGEKINFMLTHARGLLTLAINAERLRELDIRMLEPRYCGDNVPAFTEPVDYTPAVTTGVSAFERAATIRAIIDPSTRAEDFMRPGHVFPLAANAGGLRKRGGHTEGAIALARMCGLYPAVCMCEVMTPEGHMARGEKIAEFATRLGIALASTDQLLDALDAAESE; encoded by the coding sequence ATGCAGCTGACGCCGCTTCCTGAGGTGCTTGAGCGCTTCCGCACAGGCGGTTTCGTCGCTCTCCTCGACCGGCCCGACCGTGAGGGCGAGGCGGATCTCTTGCTCGCTGCTCAATTCGCAACCGGCGAGAAGATCAACTTCATGCTCACCCACGCGCGCGGCCTCCTGACCCTTGCGATCAACGCCGAGCGCCTGCGCGAACTGGACATTCGCATGCTGGAGCCTCGCTACTGCGGCGACAACGTGCCCGCCTTCACCGAACCCGTGGATTACACGCCGGCGGTCACCACTGGCGTCTCCGCTTTCGAGCGCGCCGCAACCATCCGGGCAATCATCGACCCTTCCACCCGCGCCGAGGATTTCATGCGTCCCGGGCACGTCTTCCCCCTCGCCGCCAACGCCGGAGGCTTGCGCAAACGCGGCGGCCACACCGAGGGCGCCATCGCTCTCGCGAGAATGTGCGGCCTGTACCCCGCGGTCTGTATGTGCGAGGTCATGACCCCGGAAGGCCACATGGCTCGGGGCGAGAAGATCGCCGAGTTCGCCACCCGCCTGGGCATTGCTCTCGCCAGCACAGACCAGTTGCTCGACGCCCTCGACGCCGCCGAGAGCGAGTAG
- a CDS encoding 50S ribosomal protein L28 translates to MAKVCEVCGKKPSVGCNVSNSYRHTKRRWMPNLQRVRVQTAQGNTHMKVCTSCIKAGKVRKAV, encoded by the coding sequence GTGGCGAAGGTCTGCGAAGTCTGCGGTAAGAAGCCCTCGGTGGGCTGCAATGTAAGTAACTCCTACAGGCACACCAAGCGCCGCTGGATGCCCAACCTCCAGCGTGTGCGCGTTCAGACCGCTCAGGGAAACACCCACATGAAGGTCTGCACTTCCTGTATCAAGGCAGGGAAGGTGCGCAAGGCGGTCTGA